One genomic region from Uloborus diversus isolate 005 chromosome 2, Udiv.v.3.1, whole genome shotgun sequence encodes:
- the LOC129216700 gene encoding muscarinic acetylcholine receptor DM1-like, with amino-acid sequence MDDLFGWICLESLYEVRLTNELYFGDLAISSVKMNHTMIDQCNATTEEYPTRSYTILETILIATITTLLSLVTIIGNVLVMVSFKMDRRLQTVNNYFLLSLAVADFMIGLFSMPLFTGYTLLEGWRLGPVVCDLWLALDYLCSNASVLNLLMISFDRYFSVTSPLRYRARRSGRMAAFMIAGAWIVSFLTWPPWILAWPYIEGMRSVPEDKCYIQFLETNSYITVITALIAFYVPVIVMCVLYYKIWRETENRKQYLAELIAENEQSTEQSVSCLPAPTPAAAAAGGNEEGGFAEVGEKNCTHRVKDFLITLCNVDCDDGGEDDSTSPGATTPSSTETPIQSSRATSVSLRPEQLAYLQALLNREEEAGCRRQRDAIYTVMIRLPDPSGPDVDPPQPTVTMIPDEAPITPAPMRPSLSTGALVAHSVTDQGNLARYNSSEVLSASRLIGNRVRLQRPNFKKKNSKVQEKKHDRKAARTLSAILLAFIITWTPYNVLVLVKSVETFVSCNDIIPQVLWDFSYYLCYMNSMINPLCYALANANFRKTYWRILTCTWRKKSKLSIIRGLHSRAS; translated from the coding sequence ATGGATGATCTCTTTGGATGGATTTGCTTGGAGTCCTTATATGAAGTTCGTTTGACGAACGAGCTGTATTTTGGAGACCTCGCTATTTCTTCAGTCAAAATGAATCACACGATGATCGACCAATGCAACGCAACCACAGAAGAATATCCAACAAGGTCTTATACGATATTGGAAACTATTCTCATAGCAACAATTACAACTCTTCTGAGCCTTGTAACCATCATAGGGAATGTATTGGTCATGGTTTCCTTCAAGATGGATCGTAGGCTTCAAACCGTTAACAACTACTTTCTGCTGAGCCTTGCTGTTGCGGATTTCATGATCGGACTGTTTTCTATGCCCCTTTTCACGGGATATACGTTACTGGAGGGATGGCGACTCGGACCCGTGGTTTGTGACCTCTGGCTGGCCCTGGACTACCTTTGCAGTAATGCTTCAGTGCTCAACTTGCTCATGATCAGCTTTGACCGTTACTTCTCGGTCACCAGCCCGCTCCGGTACCGCGCTCGCCGGAGCGGCCGCATGGCCGCCTTCATGATCGCTGGCGCCTGGATAGTGTCGTTCCTGACGTGGCCGCCCTGGATCCTTGCCTGGCCCTATATAGAGGGAATGCGTTCCGTGCCAGAAGACAAATGCTACATACAGTTCCTCGAGACGAACTCGTACATTACCGTCATCACGGCCCTGATCGCGTTCTACGTCCCGGTCATAGTGATGTGCGTGCTCTACTACAAGATATGGAGGGAGACGGAAAATCGGAAACAGTACCTGGCCGAGCTGATCGCGGAGAACGAGCAGTCGACCGAGCAGTCAGTCTCGTGCCTGCCTGCCCCCACGCCGGCGGCGGCGGCGGCGGGCGGCAATGAAGAGGGCGGCTTCGCGGAAGTGGGGGAGAAGAATTGCACTCACCGAGTCAAGGACTTCCTCATCACACTCTGCAACGTGGACTGCGACGACGGAGGCGAGGACGACAGCACGAGTCCCGGAGCTACGACGCCGAGCTCGACAGAAACCCCCATTCAGTCTTCCAGAGCCACCTCGGTGTCGCTCCGGCCGGAGCAGCTCGCCTACTTGCAGGCCCTACTCAACCGGGAAGAAGAGGCAGGCTGCAGGAGGCAGAGGGATGCCATCTACACCGTGATGATCCGACTCCCGGATCCTTCGGGCCCCGACGTGGACCCGCCCCAACCGACCGTCACGATGATCCCTGACGAGGCACCCATCACTCCGGCGCCTATGCGCCCTTCTCTCAGTACCGGTGCCTTGGTGGCGCACTCTGTGACAGACCAGGGCAATCTGGCAAGGTACAACTCCAGCGAAGTGCTGAGCGCTTCGCGACTCATCGGGAACAGAGTTCGCCTGCAGAGGccgaatttcaaaaagaaaaacagcaagGTTCAGGAAAAGAAGCACGACAGAAAGGCTGCCCGGACGCTGAGTGCTATCTTGCTGGCCTTCATCATCACCTGGACACCCTACAACGTCCTTGTCTTGGTGAAGAGTGTCGAGACATTCGTGAGTTGTAATGATATCATTCCTCAGGTTCTGTGGGATTTTTCCTATTACTTATGCTACATGAACAGTATGATCAATCCCCTTTGCTATGCACTCGCAAATGCGAATTTCAGAAAGACATATTGGCGTATTTTAACTTGTACCTGGCGTAAGAAGTCCAAACTGAGCATTATACGTGGTTTGCATTCCAGGGCCTCTTGA